Genomic window (Bradyrhizobium sp. 186):
GTGTCGTGCTCGGCGTGGCGCAGGTGTTCGCGCGCATGGGCATCCAGCGGCGCTGGCGGGCTTGGCTCACCGCCAGCGTGCTGACGCGCTGGCTCGGCAATGGCCGCTACTACCAGCTCAACCTCGTCGGCGGCGACCACAAGAACCCCGAATCCCGGATCGCGGAGGATCTGCGCGTTGCGACCGACGCGCCGGTCGATTTTCTCGCCGGTGTGACCTCGGCGCTGTTGTCGGCCGTGACCTTCATCGTCGTGCTCTGGACCATCGGCGGCGCGCTCACGGTCACGCTTGCGGGATCGGTGATCACCATTCCCGGCTTTCTCGTGATCGCCGCGATCCTCTACGCCGCCATCGCATCCAGCTCGATCCTGGTGATCGGCCGGCGCTTCGTCCAGGTCTCCGAGGACAAGAACCAGGCCGAGGCCGAGTTCCGCTACACGCTGACGCGCGTGCGCGAGAACGGCGAGAGCATCGCCCTGCTCGGCGGCGAGGAAGAAGAACGCGATGGCATCGACCGCAACTTCACCAGCGTGTTGCGGCAATGGGCGCGACTGGCCGGCCAGCACATGCGCACCACACTTGTGTCGCAGGGCTCGGGCCTCGTTGCACCGGTCGTGCCTTTGCTGCTCTGCGCGCCAAAATTCCTCGACGGCAGCATGTCGCTCGGGCAGGTGATGCAGGCGGCCTCCGCCTTCACCATCGTGCAGAGCGCGTTCGGCTGGCTGGTCGACAATTATCCGCGGCTTGCCGACTGGAATGCCTGCGCCCGCCGTATCGCCTCGCTGATGATGTCGCTGGATGGCCTCGAGCGCGCTGAACAGGGCGATGGCCTCGGTCGCATCAAGCGCGGCGAGACCAACAATGACGCGATGCTGGAGATGAAGGATCTCTCCGTCACGCTCGATGACGGTACCGCCGTGGTCGGTGAGACCGAGGTGGTGATCGAGCCCGGCGAGCGGCTGCTGGTCGCCGGCGAATCCGGCACCGGCAAGAGCACGCTGGTGCGCGCCATCGCTGGCCTGTGGCCATGGGGCGGCGGCAGCGTCAATTTCCATCCCGACCGGCGGCTGTTCATGCTTCCGCAGCGGCCCTACGTGCCCTCCGGGTCCTTGCGCCGCGCGGTCGCCTATCCCGGCGCGAAAGAAGATTGGACCATCGAGGAGATCGGCGAAGCCCTGCACAAGGTCGGCCTGGACCATCTCAAGGAGAAGATCGAGGAGGAGGGTCCGTGGGACCAGACTCTGTCCGGCGGCGAGAAGCAGCGCCTCGCGTTTGCGCGGCTGTTGCTGCACCACCCCGACATCGTCGTGCTCGACGAGGCCACCTCGGCGCTCGACGAGAAGAGCCAGGAAAAGATGATGAAGATAGTCACCGACGAACTGCCGAAGGCGACCATCGTCAGCGTCGCGCACCGCGCCGAGCTGGAAGCCTTCCACAGCCGCAAGATCGTGCTGGAGCGGCGCAAGGGCGGGGCAAAGCTGGTCAGCGACATCGACCTGATCCCGCGCAAGGGCAAGCGCAAGCTGCTCGGCCGCTTCCTGCGCCAGCGCAAGCCGGCGCCGAAAAAGGCGGCGTGAGGCGTAGCAAGGCGCGCACGCGGGCGAGATTTTCTCTTCGTCGTCCCGGCGTGCTCGAGGACAGGCCTTCATTTCTTCAAATTGCGCCGCAATTGATGTATCCAGATAGGCCAATGGTCACGCTGTGATGGCACAACGAGTTTGGCCTATCATTTGGAGATATTCCGATGTCGCTCGATTCTGACATCATCGTCGATCGCCGCAGGATCCGCCGCAAGCTGACCTTCTGGCGCGTGATGGCGGCGCTGATCGCGATCACGGCGATTGCGAGCTTTGCCCTGATCGCGACGCCCGGCGCGCGCGGCACGTTCGCATCCGCCGGATCGATCGCGCGCGTCCAGATCGACGGCCTGATCCGCAGCGATTCCGATCGCACGCAGGCGCTGGAGCGGCTCGAGAATTCGCAGGCCGCCGCCGTCATCGTCCACATCAACTCGCCGGGCGGC
Coding sequences:
- a CDS encoding ABC transporter ATP-binding protein/permease, with product MQKPDGKREQGKKPPIVEIVGESGDEVAPPPPELVEPDPELSPEEAEQARKDYLLTRFWISARGFWGRKGDGVAWPFSIGLGVLIVLTLGFQYGINVWNRAIFDAIEKRDATAVFHLSAVFFPLAIGSVVLGVAQVFARMGIQRRWRAWLTASVLTRWLGNGRYYQLNLVGGDHKNPESRIAEDLRVATDAPVDFLAGVTSALLSAVTFIVVLWTIGGALTVTLAGSVITIPGFLVIAAILYAAIASSSILVIGRRFVQVSEDKNQAEAEFRYTLTRVRENGESIALLGGEEEERDGIDRNFTSVLRQWARLAGQHMRTTLVSQGSGLVAPVVPLLLCAPKFLDGSMSLGQVMQAASAFTIVQSAFGWLVDNYPRLADWNACARRIASLMMSLDGLERAEQGDGLGRIKRGETNNDAMLEMKDLSVTLDDGTAVVGETEVVIEPGERLLVAGESGTGKSTLVRAIAGLWPWGGGSVNFHPDRRLFMLPQRPYVPSGSLRRAVAYPGAKEDWTIEEIGEALHKVGLDHLKEKIEEEGPWDQTLSGGEKQRLAFARLLLHHPDIVVLDEATSALDEKSQEKMMKIVTDELPKATIVSVAHRAELEAFHSRKIVLERRKGGAKLVSDIDLIPRKGKRKLLGRFLRQRKPAPKKAA